TTGTCCGGTCACGAAGAAGGGGACGTATCCGGGAAACCGGTCACGGCAAAGAACAGTGTCTCGTTAGGTTGATAATGTCGTCGGCTACTTCGCTGGATGCGCGAAAGGAGAGAAGTTCAGGCGAAGAGATCGCCCCAAAAAGGAGGAAGAACATGGCAAAAAAATTCACTCTGTTTCTCAGCACGTCGCCCTATTCGTACGAGAATGCCCTCACCGCCGTGAAGATCGCCGAGTCCGCGTTGAGCAAGGGCCACACAGTGAACCTCATCGCTTCAGGTGATGGAGTCTATTGTTTCCTGAAGGG
This portion of the Thermodesulfovibrionales bacterium genome encodes:
- a CDS encoding DsrE family protein, which gives rise to MAKKFTLFLSTSPYSYENALTAVKIAESALSKGHTVNLIASGDGVYCFLKGQKAKGITNAEEKFSELIGKGLRVYL